Proteins encoded by one window of Geobacter sp. DSM 9736:
- a CDS encoding acetyl-CoA carboxylase carboxyltransferase subunit alpha, which produces MGNQYYMDFEKPLVELDKKIEELRSLSTDTIDLSKEVGKLEKRAEEMRHRIFANLTRWQTAQVARHVNRPFTLDYLNLIFTEFVELHGDRNFGDDHAIVGGLARLDGEPVMVIGHQKGRDTKEKVFRNFGMPNPEGYRKALRLMEMAQRFKLPIITFVDTPGAFPGIGAEERGQAEAIARNLREMACLTVPIIVVITGEGGSGGALAIAVGDRILMLEHSVYAVISPEGCAAILWSDGTKGEQAAEALKLTASDIKELGVIDEIVKEPMGGAHRDHKAMAEALHEALARNLKELKNLPADRLVEERYEKFRKMSRFVE; this is translated from the coding sequence ATGGGTAATCAATATTACATGGATTTCGAAAAGCCGCTTGTAGAGCTCGACAAGAAAATAGAAGAACTTCGCTCCCTTTCTACCGACACCATCGATCTGAGCAAAGAGGTAGGAAAGCTCGAAAAGCGGGCGGAGGAGATGCGTCATCGGATCTTTGCGAATCTGACACGGTGGCAGACGGCCCAGGTGGCGCGGCATGTCAACCGGCCGTTTACCTTGGACTACCTCAACCTGATTTTTACGGAATTCGTCGAACTCCACGGCGACCGCAATTTTGGCGACGACCACGCCATTGTCGGCGGCCTGGCGCGGCTTGACGGAGAGCCAGTCATGGTGATAGGGCACCAGAAGGGGCGCGACACCAAGGAGAAGGTTTTTCGCAACTTTGGAATGCCCAACCCCGAGGGGTACCGCAAGGCGCTGCGTCTCATGGAGATGGCTCAGCGGTTCAAGCTCCCGATAATCACCTTTGTCGATACACCCGGCGCTTTCCCCGGCATAGGGGCAGAGGAGAGAGGGCAGGCCGAGGCGATTGCCCGCAACCTGCGGGAGATGGCGTGTCTGACGGTTCCCATCATAGTCGTCATCACCGGCGAAGGGGGGTCGGGCGGGGCCCTTGCCATCGCCGTCGGCGACCGGATTCTCATGCTGGAACACTCGGTATATGCCGTCATTTCCCCCGAGGGATGTGCGGCGATCCTCTGGTCCGACGGGACGAAGGGGGAGCAGGCTGCCGAAGCCCTCAAGCTCACCGCCAGTGACATCAAGGAGTTGGGAGTGATCGACGAGATCGTGAAAGAGCCGATGGGTGGCGCTCATCGAGACCACAAGGCCATGGCCGAAGCGCTTCATGAAGCTCTCGCACGTAACCTTAAAGAGCTCAAAAACCTCCCCGCCGATCGCCTCGTTGAAGAGCGGTACG